One window of the Podospora pseudopauciseta strain CBS 411.78 chromosome 4, whole genome shotgun sequence genome contains the following:
- the MLP1 gene encoding Protein mlp1 (EggNog:ENOG503NWQR; COG:S) has translation MAAAEVDLGYLSANAGIPELDLNTVVTAPTPELVTSILQAVLTKLRDLEQEKFQLEIELEGAIRGSESRCEQFKATSEKALKEVEELRQKLQSEESSRRSIENELQALKSSGSASQSEIDTLRARIASLETSNRETLAIVDSKTTANATLAEELQKQHQKILKLNSEISSLNQSVQSAQTAANSAKYREEALKQELELAKKNNEWYDAELKTKAAESLKFRKEKGARIAELQRMNEDANSTIESLTRSEQQLRKRLDEAQSKAEEALSKVQQLQESNSRAEESFRQELESQKRLVDLKDQQSETHRERLKEVTDRLEQVKDDHAEEMRRVRRELEQAKQDLTQAEQQTQNLQAEIDRLRVSVVESEQSHGEAPQTPRANGSFMVRPGSPFGTPLSVRGKRATDTLEELLKVKAQLTTEQRKNQKLQQDLDDVLGMLEAKAPELEETLAQNEELKADLDKYTELSQQAWETAEAAKKAQRKAEATVASIQAENKIFRAQVRDLGTQVHVLVFNAHAQEKGMDMLTPDEQEQFERMQRGEISENALEDMSDTHRFITERFVVFKNIAELQQKNEELLRITRELANKMEDEEANTKAREEALELENPQELHNTIRQLQEEIQTLLVKSRSYVQERDMFRRMLQQKADSAEIRQALGIAGDGGREVLASIEQPAQTDDNLVQAFRDLQAQYDAYRADQSADRNALKDQIQKLSSEKASLQSEISRVSSQLTLAAERYSILESNFKALQTEKQEIQKRNQSLSESAAKQDLRTQQVAEDLVEARGLVESLRSENANLKAEKTLWKTIQERLSGDNESLAQEKTRLNNLLSNQQSLLNERELSESETKRRLQGQIDALDAELTTTKRKLSEETDEGRRLQQRKEYDAQQAQKRIDELLSAISQVKQDNAQLKTSRDHLQARVSELEIEVRNAQERAERLRPLPTPRPGTIHDQGGISAEAQERIDELDNEVQDLKNQLDLVNMQLENAKEEAERYKTHGQSLEDELNTLLETQQEFTAEWEKDTNAKVSTITELEQRVEALTLELGASNNELNKLRDSQADVARKSEEKERILNSEIARLKSEEEKYREIAKYHQQDLRTQQEITVKAQQEYEYELVKHAEAAKALQDIRTKFNELKIESGKWKAEAESAKLALRQSEQSWEERKVQLEQEITEIKARKEDAAAQNKLLHQQLDSVTAQIAALQQNRADSAGDISAGAIADTATEGLRELNNYLRREKEILEVQYDIKLQEAKRLQQQLDYSQSQLDETRLKLDQERRSNSDSSRNSATHKEIMDKLTELNMIRESNVTLRNENQRTQAQLERKTQKIEELEAKIQPLEARISELDFDRNFKEQEIKQLQEARDSLQKRIESILSKYGQSDPQEVEQLKATIMELETERDALKASGQALQERLKEAEQTLETKSNEWKALREKFAEDFKGRYKAMKTARDEAINDKAVLQETIDGLNARLAGVEQELTTTKQELASVTEKKKELEQKAVAPAPVAAAPVSVFSQPTENGDNSELVAQLNQQLESLKSELEAVKADKAATDAQIQQLQMELATAVSERDQARAAASGGDVTMEDGPSAAPVGSLTDEERKALEEKIAAAEAKAAEFEQKAKELEEQSDAIVRTRSEKMKTALNKKLQESKENLEKQAQEEKAKLEAEYQLKLQQEIAIVKAEQVTSAPPQNGVPSTPVKPAGELPPATPVVGTPGFDIANISESQVRSFIANNTVVANIVKSNVKKLVEKAKEATEASLKAEYEQKIATAKEQASALTEKKSALRLNMLDRQHKTAQAKVQIVETAAKETPQRPVVEVWEIAKDAKPPAPAPTPTPAPAAPAAAASATAQAAPAATPTEEKPKPPAPQIPKPASTGIPAPGSAIPAPSTGPALAQKATTTTPAPSNLPVVNPFGQPAPAAQAQPVQPQQQQQQQIPQPAVRTGIPLPRGGAAAGRGGRGGVYQAPGRGGPGGHRGRGGFQGRGGAAAAGNAGHLNPAAGEFNPNPSAGNKRPRNDSEVGSGERGGKRPRGGGNVGGGAGAGGQQQ, from the exons ATGGCCGCGGCCGAGGTGGACTTAGGGTACTTGTCGGCCAACGCCGGCATCCCAGAGCTCGACCTCAACACAGTCGTCACCGCGCCGACCCCAGAGCTTGTCACCTCCATCCTCCAAGCTGTCCTCACCAAGCTACGCGACTTGGAGCAAGAGAAATTCCAGCTCGAGATTGAACTGGAAGGCGCTATCCGGGGTTCGGAATCGCGCTGCGAGCAATTCAAGGCGACCTCCGAGAAGGCACtgaaggaggtggaagagctTCGACAGAAGCTGCAGAGTGAAG AATCTTCGAGACGATCAATCGAAAATGAGCTCCAGGCCCTGAAATCATCCGGATCAGCATCGCAGTCCGAAATTGACACATTGCGCGCTCGTATTGCTTCCCTCGAGACATCGAACCGCGAGACACTGGCCATCGTCGACTCCAAGACAACCGCCAATGCCACCCTTGCTGAAGAGCTCCAGAAGCAGCATCAGAAGATTCTGAAGCTTAACTCGGAGATCTCTTCGCTAAATCAGTCTGTCCAATCGGCTCAGACAGCCGCGAACTCGGCCAAATACCGGGAAGAGGCACTCAAACAGGAGCTTGAACTTGCTAAGAAGAACAACGAGTGGTATGATGCCGAACTCAAGACAAAGGCCGCCGAGAGCCTCAAGTTCCGAAAGGAGAAAGGCGCTCGTATTGCCGAGCTCCAACGAATGAACGAGGATGCGAACTCGACCATCGAATCGCTCACTCGGTCTGAACAACAGCTGCggaagaggttggatgaAGCTCAATcaaaggcggaggaggctttGAGCAAGGTCCAGCAGCTTCAAGAGTCCAATTCCCGTGCCGAAGAGAGCTTCAGGCAGGAGCTTGAGTCCCAGAAGCGTCTCGTCGACCTCAAGGATCAACAATCAGAGACTCACCGCGAAAGGCTAAAGGAGGTAACGGATCGTCTGGAGCAGGTCAAGGACGACCATGCCGAGGAGATGCGCCGTGTGCGCCGGGAACTTGAGCAGGCGAAACAAGATCTCACCCAAGCAGAGCAGCAAACACAGAACCTGCAGGCCGAGATCGATCGTTTGCGCGTGTCCGTCGTCGAATCCGAACAGTCTCATGGCGAAGCGCCGCAAACTCCAAGGGCCAATGGTTCTTTTATGGTTCGTCCTGGATCTCCATTCGGCACGCCACTCTCGGTTCGCGGCAAGCGTGCTACGGATACTCTGGAGGAACTtctcaaggtcaaggctCAACTCACGACTGAACAGCGCAAGAACCAAAAGCTTCAGCAGGATCTCGACGACGTGCTTGGTATGCTGGAGGCTAAGGCGCCAGAGTTGGAGGAGACCTTGGCTCAAAAtgaggagctcaaggccGATTTGGACAAGTACACCGAACTGTCGCAACAAGCATGGGAAACAGccgaggcggccaagaaggcccaGCGTAAAGCTGAGGCTACTGTCGCATCCATCCAAGCAGAGAACAAGATCTTCCGTGCTCAGGTCCGTGACCTCGGCACCCAGGTTCACGTCCTTGTCTTCAACGCCCATGCCCAGGAGAAGGGCATGGATATGTTGACTCCGGACGAACAAGAACAGTTTGAACGGATGCAGCGTGGAGAGATCAGCGAGAACGCACTTGAGGATATGTCCGACACTCACCGCTTTATCACAGAAAGGTTTGTGGTCTTCAAGAACATTGCTGAGCTCCAGCAAAAGAACGAGGAGCTTCTCAGAATTACTCGCGAGCTCGCCAACaagatggaggatgaggaagcaAACACCAAGGCACGAGAAGAGGCCTTGGAGCTGGAGAACCCGCAGGAACTGCACAATACCATTCGCCAACTTCAAGAAGAGATCCAGACTCTTTTGGTCAAGTCCAGGAGCTACGTTCAAGAACGTGACATGTTCCGTCGGATGCTGCAGCAAAAGGCCGACTCTGCTGAAATCAGACAAGCCCTTGGTATCGCCGGGGACGGTGGGCGTGAGGTGCTTGCTAGCATTGAGCAACCTGCTCAAACCGACGACAATCTTGTGCAGGCCTTTAGGGATCTGCAAGCTCAGTACGACGCATACCGGGCCGACCAGTCTGCTGACAGAAACGCCCTCAAAGATCAGATCCAGAAGCTCTCCTCCGAGAAGGCCTCTCTTCAGAGCGAGATTTCACGCGTCTCCAGCCAGCTTACTCTTGCTGCCGAACGCTATAGCATTCTTGAGTCTAATTTCAAGGCCCTTCAAACCGAGAAGCAGGAGATCCAGAAGAGGAATCAATCTTTGTCGGAGTCTGCTGCCAAGCAAGACTTGCGGACGCAGCAGGTGGCTGAGGATCTCGTTGAGGCTCGCGGGCTTGTCGAAAGCTTGAGGAGCGAGAACGCCAATCTGAAGGCTGAAAAGACATTGTGGAAGACAATTCAGGAAAGGCTTAGCGGCGACAACGAAAGCCTTGCGCAGGAGAAGACCAGACTTAACAATCTTTTGTCAAACCAGCAATCGCTACTTAATGAACGGGAGCTTAGCGAGTCGGAAACCAAGCGCAGGCTTCAGGGCCAAATCGATGCCTTGGATGCCGAACTTACCACAACCAAGCGAAAGCTTTCAGAAGAGACAGATGAAGGACGCAGGCTTCAACAGCGGAAGGAATACGACGCCCAACAAGCCCAGAAGCGCATCGACGAACTCCTAAGCGCCATTTCACAAGTCAAGCAGGACAATGCCCAACTCAAGACAAGTCGCGACCATCTTCAGGCTCGTGTGAGCGAGCTGGAGATTGAGGTCAGGAACGCCCAAGAGCGTGCCGAGAGGCTTCGTCCTCTGCCGACTCCCCGACCAGGGACGATACACGACCAGGGCGGTATCAGTGCCGAGGCTCAGGAGCGCATTGATGAGCTGGACAACGAGGTTCAGGATCTCAAGAACCAGTTGGATTTGGTCAATATGCAGTTGGAGAatgccaaggaggaggccgagcgATACAAGACACATGGCCAATCCCTTGAGGACGAGCTGAACACTCTGCTCGAGACTCAACAGGAATTCACGGCGGAGTGGGAGAAGGACACGAATGCTAAGGTGAGCACAATCACCGAGTTGGAGCAGCGCGTGGAGGCTCTCACGTTGGAGCTCGGTGCTTCGAATAACGAGCTTAACAAGCTTCGCGATTCGCAAGCCGATGTCGCGCGGAAatcggaggagaaggagcgcATTCTCAACAGTGAGATTGCCCGGCtcaagagcgaggaggagaaataCAGGGAAATCGCCAAGTATCATCAACAGGATCTGCGCACTCAACAAGAGATCACCGTCAAGGCTCAACAAGAGTACGAGTACGAGTTGGTCAAGCACGCTGAGGCCGCCAAGGCCCTGCAAGATATTCGGACAAAGTTCAACGAGCTCAAGATCGAGTCTGGCAAGTGGAAGGCTGAAGCTGAGTCGGCTAAACTGGCCCTGCGCCAGAGCGAACAATCCTGGGAGGAACGCAAGGTACAACTTGAGCAGGAGATCACTGAGATCAAGGCTAGAAAAGAAGACGCCGCGGCGCAGAACAAGCTTTTACACCAGCAACTCGACAGTGTCACTGCCCAGATTGCCGCCCTTCAGCAGAACCGCGCGGACAGTGCTGGTGATATCTCCGCTGGCGCGATCGCCGACACCGCTACCGAAGGCCTCAGAGAGCTCAACAACTACCTGCGCCGCGAAAAGGAGATTCTGGAAGTGCAGTACGACATTAAGCTGCAGGAGGCCAAACGTTTACAGCAACAGCTGGATTACTCGCAATCGCAACTCGATGAGACACGTCTCAAGCTTGACCAGGAGCGTAGATCCAACTCGGATAGCTCACGCAACTCGGCTACGCACAAGGAGATTATGGATAAACTCACTGAGCTCAACATGATCCGCGAAAGCAATGTCACCCTGCGCAACGAGAACCAACGTACCCAGGCTCAGCTTGAACGCAAGACACAAAAgattgaggagctggaggccaAGATCCAGCCTCTTGAGGCTCGCATCTCGGAGCTTGACTTTGACCGCAACTTCAAGGAGCAAGAAATCAAGCAACTCCAGGAAGCCCGGGATAGCCTGCAGAAGAGAATTGAGTCTATTCTCAGCAAGTATGGCCAGTCTGATCCTCAGGAGGTTGAGCAGCTCAAGGCCACGATCATGGAGCTTGAGACGGAGCGTGACGCTCTCAAGGCTTCGGGGCAGGCTTTGCAGGAGAGgctcaaggaggccgagcaaaCGTTGGAAACCAAGTCGAACGAGTGGAAGGCCCTCAGAGAGAAGTTTGCAGAGGACTTCAAGGGACGCTATAAGGCCATGAAGACGGCGCGCGATGAGGCTATTAACGACAAGGCTGTGCTGCAGGAGACGATTGACGGCCTCAACGCACGCTTGGCGGGCGTCGAGCAGGAGCTTACTACGACGAAACAAGAGTTGGCCAGCGTgacagagaagaagaaggagcttgAGCAAAAGGCTGTGGCTCCAGCACCAGTGGCTGCTGCCCCGGTTTCAGTATTCTCGCAGCCAACCGAAAACGGCGACAATTCCGAACTGGTTGCACAACTCAATCAGCAGCTCGAGAGCCTCAAGTCAGAACTGGAGGCTGTCAAGGCCGACAAGGCTGCCACCGATGCTCAAATTCAACAACTGCAGATGGAGCTCGCGACTGCTGTATCTGAGCGCGATCAGGCTAGGGCTGCTGcctctggtggtgatgtcacAATGGAAGACGGCCCTTCTGCGGCCCCTGTTGGCAGCCTCACTGATGAGGAGCGCAAGGctttggaggagaagatcgctgccgccgaggccaaggctgctgaATTCGAgcagaaggccaaggagttAGAGGAGCAATCCGACGCCATCGTTCGCACCCGGTCCGAAAAGATGAAGACAGCCCTTAACAAGAAACTGCAGGAGTCCAAGGAGAACCTGGAAAAGCAGGCTCAGGAGGAGAAAGCCAAACTAGAGGCCGAGTACCAATTGAAGTTGCAGCAGGAAATCGCTATTGTCAAGGCTGAACAGGTTACCTCGGCACCGCCCCAAAACGGCGTTCCGTCTACACCGGTCAAGCCGGCTGGTGAGctaccaccagcaacaccagtcGTTGGTACTCCTGGCTTCGACATTGCGAACATTAGTGAGAGCCAAGTCCGCAGCTTTATTGCTAACAATACTGTTGTGGCCAACATTGTCAAGTCCAATGTGAAGAAATTGGTGGAGAAGGCAAAGGAGGCTACTGAGGCCTCGCTCAAGGCTGAATATGAGCAAAAGATTGCCACCGCCAAGGAACAGGCGTCTGCGCTGACCGAGAAGAAATCAGCTCTGCGTCTTAACATGCTCGACAGGCAACACAAGACTGCGCAGGCCAAGGTTCAGATTGTTGAGACGGCTGCGAAGGAGACACCTCAGCGTCCTGTTGTGGAAGTCTGGGAGATTGCAAAGGACGCGAAGCCTCCGGCGCCAGCTCCTACGCCTACTCCGGCCCCTGCGGCTCCCGCTGCGGCTGCATCTGCGACGGCACAAGCTGCTCCTGCTG CCACCCCAACGGAGGAGAAACCTAAACCTCCGGCTCCTCAGATTCCCAAGCCAGCATCCACAGGCATCCCAGCACCTGGCTCAGCAATCCCAGCTCCATCGACAGGTCCCGCCCTTGCCCAAAAAGcaactaccaccaccccagcgCCGAGCAATTTGCCTGTGGTCAACCCCTTCGGTCAGCCAGCTCCAGCTGCGCAAGCCCAGCCTGTtcaacctcaacagcaacaacaacaacaaatcCCACAGCCAGCAGTTAGAACTGGTATCCCATTGCCCAGAGGTGGCGCTGCCGCTGGCCgcggaggaaggggaggtgtTTACCAGGCTCCGGGACGTGGTGGACCAGGTGGTCATCGCGGAAGGGGTGGGTTTCAGGGTAGGGGAGGCGCAGCGGCTGCTGGCAATGCTGGCCACTTGAACCCTGCTGCGGGAGAGTTCAACCCGAACCCATCGGCTGGTAACAAGAGACCGAGGAATGATAGCGAGGTTGGGAGTGGGGAgcggggggggaagaggcctaggggaggggggaatgttggtggtggtgctggcgcTGGTGGCCAGCAACAATAG